From Cupriavidus oxalaticus:
TTCTACTCTTGTTGCAGGGCGATTCCCGATTTTTGGGCGGGATTGCTCGCCCGGCGTCAGCGCGGCACCACGGCCCAGCCGGAATCCTGGCGCACCAGCTGGCGATCACAGTTGAATTCGTCGAGCTCGTGAGTATGGCCCGGCAACGACTGGATCACGATCTCGCCAGCGGCACGCAGCGCGGAAATCGCGGCACGCAGTGCCGGATCCGCATCCCAGGGCGCGAAAATCGCCTGGGCGCGCACTTCCACCGGTGACAGCGACGCCACTTCGCGCAGGTCGAGCGAAAAGCCCGTCGCCGGGCGGGCGCGGCCGAAGGCTTCGCCCACCTTGTCATAGCGCCCGCCGCGGGCCACGTAGTTGGGCAGGCCCGCCACATAGGCGGCGAACATCACACCGCTGTGATAGTGGTAACCGCGCAGGTCCGACAGGTCGATATTGACGCTGGCGCCACGCACCTGCACCGCCAGCGCGGCCAGTTCGTCCAGCGCGCGGCCGATCGCCGGGCTCGGCGGCAGCGTGGCGCGGGCGCGGTCCAGCACTTCGACCCCGCCGTACAGCGTCGGCAGCGCCAGCAGCGCATCGCGTTCGGTCTGCGGCATGCCCACGGTCAGCTCGCGCAGCGCGGGCACGTCCTTGGTCTCGAGCGCGGCAAAGAGTGCGTCCTCGATCTTGCGGATCGACGGCAGTCCGGCCAGCAGCGCTTCCAGGATGCCGGCGTGGCACAGGTCGATGCGGATCTCCGACAGGCCCGCAGCCTGCAGCGCAGCCAGCATCAGCTCCTGGATCTCGACGTCGGCTTCGAGGCCGGCGTGGCCGTAGATTTCGGCACCGATCTGGATCGGCTCGCGCGTGGCATGGAAGCCCGCCGGCCGCGCATGCAGCACGTTGCCGGCATAGCACAGGCGCGTCACGCCTGGCCGGTTCAGCAGGTGGGCGTCGATGCGCGCCACCTGCGGCGTGATATCGGCGCGCAGGCCCATGGTGCGGCCCGACAGCTGGTCCACCAGCTTGAGCGTGCGCAGGTCCAGGTCATGCCCGGTGCCGGTCAGCAGCGACTCCAGGTATTCCAGCATCGGCGGCATGACCAGCTCGTAGCCGTAGGTGCGGAACAGGTCCAGCATGCGGCGACGCAGTTCTTCGATCTTGCGCGCTTCCGACGGCAGCACGTCGGCAATGTTTTCTGGTAGCAGCCAATGGTTGGACATGGTGAATCTCTTCTCGGTCATTCGGTTACCCCGCGGGCTCCGCGCCCGCGGTGCCGGGCCACGCCCGGGCACATTGTTGCCGCAGCCCTGCCTCTCCGCGCGCCCGGTCCATCACTCGGCAATGATGGCTCCAGCCGGACAAAACCCCGGCAAGCCGGGGTTTTGTCAATTCGCCACACGGACAAGCGGACGTTCTAGCGCTTGCCTCCGGACCCGCCGGACGCGGCCGCCGCGGCGCCGCCGCTGGAACGCATATAGCGGAAGAACTCGGAATTGGGCTCCAGCACCAGCACGTCGCGCTTGTCGCGGAAGGTGTTGCGATACGCTTCCATGCTGCGCCAGAACTGCGCGAACTGCGGGTCGCGGCCAAAGGCATCGCCGTAGATCTGCGACGCCTTGGCATCGCCGTTGCCCTTGATCACCTGGGCATCGCGATAGGCCTCGGCCAGCACCACTTCGCGCTGGCGGTCGGCGTCGGCGCGGATCTTTTCGCCCTCGGCGGCGCCGGTGGAGCGCAGCTCGTTGGCCACGCGCTTGCGCTCGGCCTCCATGCGGCGGTACACCGATTCGCTGATCGCCGGCAGCAGGTCGACGCGCTTCAGGCGCACGTCCAGGATCTCGACACCCACCGACTTGGCGTATTCGACCATGCCGCTGCGGATGGCCTGCATCACCTGCTCGCGCTCGCCCGCGACCACGTCGGCCACGGTGCGCCTGCCGAACTCCTCGCGCGCCACGGCATCGATACGCTGGGTCATGCGGTCCTGGGCGCCGCGCAGGTTGCCGCCGAAGGCGACGAAGAACTTGCGCGGATCGGTGATGCGCCACTTGACGAACCAGTCCACCACCATGCTCTTCTTCTCGGCGGTCAGGAAGCGCTCGTTGGCGGCCACGTCGATGGTCTGCAGGCGGCGGTCCATGAAGACCACGTTCTGGAACGGCGGCGGCAGCTTGAAATGCAGGCCGGGCTCGCGCACCACCTGCTTGATCTCGCCGAAGGCGAACACCACGGCGTACTGGCGCTGGTCGACCACGAACAGCATCGACGACAGCACGGCCAGCAGGATGAAAAAGCCGATCGCGAAGGAAATCAGTCGGTTCATGACGGGTCTCCTCAGCGCGAGTCGCGGTCACGGTTGCGCAGCGATTCGCGCGACCGGGTATCCGGCGAAGTCTCGGGAGCCGGCGCCGGCGTGCCGGCTCCCGGCTGGCCAGGGGTGGCCGCTCGGCCGTCGC
This genomic window contains:
- the hflC gene encoding protease modulator HflC produces the protein MNRLISFAIGFFILLAVLSSMLFVVDQRQYAVVFAFGEIKQVVREPGLHFKLPPPFQNVVFMDRRLQTIDVAANERFLTAEKKSMVVDWFVKWRITDPRKFFVAFGGNLRGAQDRMTQRIDAVAREEFGRRTVADVVAGEREQVMQAIRSGMVEYAKSVGVEILDVRLKRVDLLPAISESVYRRMEAERKRVANELRSTGAAEGEKIRADADRQREVVLAEAYRDAQVIKGNGDAKASQIYGDAFGRDPQFAQFWRSMEAYRNTFRDKRDVLVLEPNSEFFRYMRSSGGAAAAASGGSGGKR
- a CDS encoding ATP phosphoribosyltransferase regulatory subunit gives rise to the protein MSNHWLLPENIADVLPSEARKIEELRRRMLDLFRTYGYELVMPPMLEYLESLLTGTGHDLDLRTLKLVDQLSGRTMGLRADITPQVARIDAHLLNRPGVTRLCYAGNVLHARPAGFHATREPIQIGAEIYGHAGLEADVEIQELMLAALQAAGLSEIRIDLCHAGILEALLAGLPSIRKIEDALFAALETKDVPALRELTVGMPQTERDALLALPTLYGGVEVLDRARATLPPSPAIGRALDELAALAVQVRGASVNIDLSDLRGYHYHSGVMFAAYVAGLPNYVARGGRYDKVGEAFGRARPATGFSLDLREVASLSPVEVRAQAIFAPWDADPALRAAISALRAAGEIVIQSLPGHTHELDEFNCDRQLVRQDSGWAVVPR